The window GTGAAGAAACAGGGAACGGTTGACTTCTTACCCAACCGCCGgagcagctgaagtgaaattaaGGGATCAGCTTAAAGGAACCTCAGCAGATGTGACCACGACTGAGCTGCAGTGGGAAAGAGGAACGTCTCAGTTTCTCTTCTTTAAAAGGGATGGAGTGAATGAGTGAGCGTGGAGGAGCTCAGGGCAGTAACTGGAGTCCTGATCAGCTGTCATCtcacccgtctgtctgtctgtcagagcagcagccacacaATGCCAAACCCCCCCATCGTGGAGCCTTAGATGTGTGACTTTCAGAGCTCAGACCCCCGTGAAGACGTTGCGTTCAGTGTGGGACTGCGtccaaaggaggaggaggagtgaccACGCTGCAGCGACACAACTGTGAATCCACAAATCACTGAGTGAATGTAGAAGTGTGAGTCGTCAGGAGCTGGAAATCCCCTGCAGGAGCGTCACTGGGTTGAACTGGAACCAAGGTGGAAGCCAGCGCTCGCGCTCAGCCGTCAAGCATGAATCATCAACGCGGAGCCGGAGCTTCGTtttctgctggctgctgtggttTCGCTCTGAAACCAGAGGAAACGTTGTGAACATTTGAACTGGAAATCAAAGAAAAGCTCAAACTAAACGTGCACAAGTTCAACTGGAAATGTCCtgttgctgtgctgctctgagctggtagcgctgggaggaggagaaaccaCCAACAGCGGGAGATCAGAAACATCACCTCCTCCTATGAGACTGATTTTACGTGGAAATCCAGCGAGCGGCCGTCCACATGGCGGGGAAGGACTACAATCATCTCTTTAAGCTGCTCATCATCGGAGACTCCAGTTAGTGCGTTTTGATTCTTTCACAGAAATCTGCAGTCAGtggttcttcttctgtggtgcttCAGCTGGTGAAGAGAAACCAGCTGATTCTTACTGGGATAGCATGACGAAGACgagctgtgtgtttctcattggtcggctgcccccccccccccccggtcaGGTGCCTTCCCATCAGTAAATGTTCCTGCTTCTGTTTATTTGTCATCTGATAGAAACTAAGATATCGTATCGATAGATGTCGTGATGATTTTCAGGTAATGAAACAAACACCTGAACGTTCTCCATcagatctgctgcagctccctcaaacagccaatcagtgaGAGCGTTTTAGTCCACCTGAAGGATCGCCGGTCTGATCCACCTGTAacgtgtgtgcgtacgtgttTCCGGCTCATTCTTTCCTCTAATTTTAGGATAATAACTCCGGTCTGGTCATGTTTTGGCGTAAGCTCTGGTGGTTGTGGACGCTCGCTCTGACACGAGCTGGATGTTCTAGCGTTAGCGGTTCTGTGACATGAGGGGAACGTACAGCAGGAAATACTTTAGAAAACGCTGAGTCATCTTAGATCGCCGTCCTCACTGCGGCACAGTGAGTAGATTTCACTGGACCGCGGCTGGACGCACcgagcaggcaggcagcagccagCTGTGAGGACGGAAGCTCAGAAGGCCCAAAATTCACCTCTGAAGAGTTTCAGGTAGCTTTGCTCTCGAACATTTGGAAATAATTCTTTACTAGTTTTTTGACTTTAGAGgatttgtacgtgtgtgtgtgcgcgtgtgtgtgtgtgtgtgtgtgtgtgtgtgtgtttgtgtttgtttgtgtgtgtgtgtatgggggtgggggggacttCCTGTTGATTTTCAGGTTAGTGGAAGAGTTTCCTTGAAGAGAGTTTGCTGGTGTGGTGGGAGGAGTCGTGTGATTGGCGGCAGGCATTTGTTGGTTTCAGGGTTCGTCTGATGATGGTTTCCACCTGAAGCTCCGGCCGTGATCTGGTTTAACTGGACGTGTCTTGTCTTGTTTAACAAACCTTTTGATTGTTTCATGgtgttttcctgcagtgtgactgtgatgTTGGCTTCGCTGAGACGCAGCaggtttcctgtttgtctgcacGTTCAGACTTTGACCAGTTTaagacaaacacatgcaacCAGTTCACATCTGTCATTTCCAGTTCCAGTTCATTTCTCGCCTCGCTTCACTTTGGTTTGTGCCCCCATCGCTGGAAGGGGGCTGTCGCTCAGGATGGGAGGTCGTGTCTTTGAGAGTAAACGTAGCGTCACTGTTGTCTCCTCCTGATTGGTCACGCTCCTCAAAGCCAGTGACTTGCTAATCTCGTCCCTCtgatctgtttctctctcagatgTGGGGAAAAGCAGCCTCCTGCTCCGCTTTGCAGACAACTCCTTCTCGGGTGAGTCAAGACAGTTTGCTGGAAGACAGTAAACGCCTCATCGTTAGGCAGAGCAGGAAGTCAGTCCCGATTGGCCAGAAACCCTCAGAGTGACACACCTGAGCGTCTGCTCGTAGGCACAGAAGTGAAAGCATTTAATCGAGTCATCTTATCTTCAGGCCGAGCAGAGCTGTCCTAACCTGTCAGACGCTCCTCAGGGAGGCGGCGTCACGCGCTGTGGGTGAAAGGTCGACTGTAGGACGTGAAACCTCGGAGTTAGAGCGACACAGTAAATAAAGTATTAAACATCCAACACGTGATCGCTTCGTCCACAACGATGTCCGTTCGTCAGAGGACACATTTCTAACACACTCCACTTAAAGTCCTTCATATCACAGATTCTTTCAGGTCCTTTAGCTCGTTAtttgctctctcacacacacacacacacacacacacacacacacacacacacacatacacacacacacacacacagtttgacgACAGCGTCAACACACACAGGTCACTGATCAGAGATGCAAAATGTTGGAGGGAAACTCtctgtccctccgtctgtctgtccctccgtctgtctgtccctccgtctgtctgtccctctgtctgtctgtccctccgtctgtctgtccctctgtctgtctgtccctccgtctgtccctccgtctgtctgtccctccgtctgtccctccgtctgtctgtccctctgtctgtctgtccctctgtctgtccgtctgtgacCGCTCGCTCGTCTCCCGCAGGCAGCTACATCACCACCATCGGCGTCGACTTCAAGATCCGAACGGTGGACATCGACGGCGAGCGGGTGAAGCTGCAGATCTGGGACACGGCGGGACAGGAGCGGTTCAGAACCATCACATCGACGTAAGACCCCCCACACACAGACGTGCTCTGCGTTCAGGCGCTCTGGTTTGAGGCCGCGGTCCGTCACTTCCTGTGTCATGCGTCTCTCTCCAGGTACTACAGAAACACCCACGGCGTCATCATCGTTTACGACGTGACGAATCCAGAGTCGTTCGTCAATGTTAAGAGGTGGTTAAATGAAATCTCCCAGAACTGCGACAGCGTCTGCAAGATCCTGGGTGAGTCTGCGGCTCTAACTGTGCTCTGACGCTTCCTGTCGTCTGCGTGGTGGCGTGTTTTAAGGTGCTGGTTGGACGGACCCGTTAGGACCCGGGGACCTAAAGCAAAGCTCAGTCAGGCCTCTTTTAGTCTTTGAATTTGTcctgaaagagaagaaataaatctcctctctcccttcgcTCTCAGTGGGAAACAAGAACGACGACCCTGCCAGGAAGCAGGTGGATACCCAGGATGCCTTGCGTTTTGGGGAGTCGATGGGGGTCCGGGTGTTCGAGACCAGCGCCAAAGAGAACATAAATGTAGAAGAGGTAAGTTGtcgtgtttgcatgtgtagATTCATGATTTCCTTCAGTAAAGTTTGATTATTGTTAGTGATGAATCCAAACCTGCAAACAGCTTCACTTTATTCACAGAGACGTTCACAGCACAGACGTAACGTTTGGTGTCGTATCTTAAAAACGACTGAAACCATTAATCAGCTGCGACTCTCGAACGTggtccagcagctctgaaggCTCGGTGTCGTTGTTTTGTCGTCTCGTTCAGATGTTCATGGCCTTCACACACATGGTGCTCCGGGCCAAGAAGCAGAGCCAGAACCGAGCGGAGAGGGAGCGCGAGCGCGAGAAGGACACCGTCAACATCAACGCCCAGAGAGACCGAGACcgcaggaagagagggaagaagtgCTGCTGAGACCAGGAACACGGCAAAGGGACGAGGGACGTGTTCAGTGTGCTGCAGTCACAGCCCGGCTGACCCCAGGTCAGCCTGAGGGACGTACAGTCTGTCAGCGCGGCCTGCAGCAGCCTCCAGCTTCCAGGAGTTAAAGGATCATTCTGGTGTTTATAGGCTCTTTACTACTAACCACACTCAGCATGCGGCTGGTTGGTCCTCCTGAGATGTCTCTGGTTCTACCTGCACAGGTGAAAAGGAACATTTCTGCTCATGCCAACGTGATCTTAAAATTTCCACTGAAACACCAGAACTGAGTGTTTCAGGTGAAATTCAGAGCGATCGATCTTAACGAGGTCGTGACCTTCAGCCCAGCTGACGTCTCCGAACGTCTTCGTGCGTCTAAATTATTACTGTTCTTCTTTTCATAAtccattaatctgctgattattttctccattcatcattttgtctgtcaAACATGAGAACTGAGTGAAAGAAGCCAAAGCCATCAGATGTTTGTTCTGACCTGGGATCAGCTGGGTCACGACCTTTCAGCCCAGATTAACGTGAAGCTCGACGTTCGTGCCGTCCTCCAAACTTTCCCGCTCCCGGGGCCGATGGCAGGGACCGAGCCGTCCCTCCAGAGGACGAACTCACGTCTCGTCCTTCTGCGCGGCTCTCAGAATCATCCGTACGCCTTCCTGTGCGACGAACGCCGCCGCCCTCAGGGCCCGCTGTCTTAGACTGGACATCCGGCTTCAGACAATCCGTCAGAGCACGTGACGAAGGGACACGTCTCTGCACAGGGAACATTGTGGTGAATGAGGGATGAAAACGCTGGTGTGGTCCTTTAACTTCCGACTAGTGAATCACTGTTAtgtgctgatgttttcatgtgtttgtttgtcttaatACAAAGTGTTTAACCACTGAGGGAACTAAAGTGTAACCACGACACACTAACAGGTGTGACGAGCGCAGTCCCACGTCTGAGCGCCTTCAGGTGAGGCCAGTAACCGACACAGGACGGCCGAACCGTTCagtcatgtttgttgttttttttaatgtaaatctGTTGCCTAGCAAATGTGTCCAAATCCAAATAAAGCAATAAACAGACTTCCTGTTCGTGTCAGTGTCTCTCCACACGGGTCAGCGCCTCAGGTGGGACGACGTAAGAGTCAAAGGTTTCCTGATGAAGAGGATCAGCGTCTTCACAGCAACAGAGGAAATACAGAAACCTGAGCGGCTCGAGACGACAAAGACATCTGCATGAAGCTGAGTTCAGCctttctccttcactgctcAACCATCAcatcaaacagaagaagaagaaaaattagTTCCTTTGGTTTCAACAGTGCAGCCGAGTTTTAACACATTAAACTAACTTGAGCTCATTTTGACTCGTTTCCTTAAAGCTGAAGGTTTTTTTCTGTTCGTCTTCATAGAGACGGTTAAATGATGGTTTAATAGATTCAATTTGATGTAAAAATATGAAACCTTGAATTTATTATGGTGTCCAAAAAATCCCACTTTTTTAGATCCTTTATTTAGTAACAAAACCTCAATGTAGAAATGCTCAAGTTTCAGGTAAACATTCTCCATTTACTGCAGTAcgttaagtaaaagtataacAGTGTAACTATATTCCTCCTCTGAGTGAAGAACAGTCCTTTGACAAACTGGTACTTTGCTCGTTTCGTGTAACGTCATCACGAGTTTATGGCTGAGTTCTGATTCTGACTCAGTGAACGCGTTTCAGAACACGTTCACTATAAATAACAGAGTGCAACAGGAAACTGGTCACACGCTTCTACCGTCAGCAGCTGagttcagacaaacacacgAGACCTTAAAGAGCTTTTTATTAGAGAATACAAAAGTATTTCACATCAGTGTTCAGCACCAATAACCTTCACCAGAGCTGCAGCGCCAACACTGAGCGCTGCTGTTTGAGAGGGCGgaggtgcttttattttgaaaaggaaggaagagccTTCCTAAAATTGtgctgcattcatttaaaaaggaaaatccAGTTTGACACACTGGTGAAATCAGCTGGATGATCCTGAAACTGAAGAGCTGTGATGAGCTGACGGCCTCAGTTAGCAGCTGTTCCAAAAATCTGAGGAGGGCCACATTTTACAGATTTCCCACAGCACCTGAATGCAGCGTCACTCCTGAGCAGTTTGTCCTCCTTGTTTTGAGCCTCCCTCAGTTGGACTTGGGGAGTCTGTAGACGCCCGCGGACACCATCAGCTGATGCTCCCGGACCTTCCTCTGCAGGAAGGCCTCCAGCTCGTTGACATCCATCTCCGTGACAACGGGTCCCGTGGCGACGAACATCCGGAGCATGGAGTGGATGCGGTCCAGCGTCATGCTGTCCAGGTTGGTGAGCATGGCCTGGATGTAGGCCCAGAACAACTGCAGGGACGGAGAGCAGGCGGGATGAgacgcagtgtgtgtgtgcgtgtctgtgtgtgtgtctgtgtgtcctcacgcacctgcagcttctcctccctctgctcagaCTGGGTGGTGGTGTTGGAGTCTCTCTCCTCGTCGCTGTCGATCAGCATCACGCCTCGCTCCATCTTCTCTTTGGACGAGCCCGTCTCCACCACGTAGTAGCGTCCTCCCGCCTCCTCCCTCAGCACGCCGTGCTGCTGCCACAGAGCCAGCTTCCTGTGCACCAGCTCCTTGGGGGCGCCCAGCTTCAcgctcagctcctccagagtcCATGAATCTGATGGACGACAAAGAGGCGACGGGTCAGCCATGGCCGACCAGTATCTACCAGAATGTCTCAAACAAGCCCAGACGTGAAGCGACAGGTCGCACCTTTCTCCTGGAAGTGCAGGATGATGGCGGCGTGGATCGGGGAGACGGTGAGGTTGGTGAGGGTGCGGTCCTCCAGCTCCACGTCCAGAGTGACTGAACCCAGGTGAGGCTTCCAGCTCAGCGTCCTCATGGcctgaaacacagaggacaaactgctgctgctgtgtgactgtctcAAAATCTAAACCTGAGGACAAACATGGAGGCTGAAGACAACATGATGTGTTTGTTACAGCAACTCTGAAACCTCAGCTGTCGTACTGTCACTGAATGCATCACCAGGAAGGATTTATTATTatagaaaagacaaaaaattcatgtccaaataaaagaaaaaagagctaaaaagtgatgaaacacaaaaatgtaaaacattcaaACTCCCCcgacagaacagcagcaggtgaagctcACCTTGAGTTTCTCGTAGCGGTGCGTGTACGCCTCCATGGCCTGGCAGACGAGCGGGGGgagctccagcttctcctccttcagctgagGCCAGAACTCAGAGGACAGGATgatggaggacagggagagCGGCGGCTGCTCCTCCTCGCTCAGCCTCGACTCCTCCTCACGAATGTTACTGTTGATCCTCCGAGAGTCGGCCATGTCCTGACAGGAGACACGGGAGAGGACAAAGACTGTACTGTGACAGTAAACGTCTCCACAGAaactcatcatcagcatcacgTGCTGTTCTGAGATCAGTGCTGGTGCAGACTAAAACATGGTGTCAGACAGTGCTTACCTTCAGCATGACCTCGCAGTAGTGCATGTGAGACTCTCCGAACCggagcttcagcagctccacGTTCCGGATTtccctgcagacaaacagcagaaaccaCAACAGACTCCAGTCTTTTACTTTCTTCAGAGCCGTTTTCCATCCAAACTTTTAACCAAAGAAAACGTGAATGAATGCTCGTTTGCGTCCGCGTGCGACCATCGGAGCCACCCCGTTGTACCTGGCCGTGTTGTAGTTGAGCTGGTGCAGCAGCCGGTCGGCCAGCACGGCTCTGTACTCGTCGATGAAGATGTCCTTGCTGCCGTAGATACTGACCAGCAGGCTGATGATGTCTGACGAGCGGCGCTTTGAGCCCATCTTATCTGAAACGAAGCAATCCAACACTCAGTTAAATCAGTGCAGGTGAACGCGAGCAGGAGTAAGGAGGAAGGTGCGTTCACTGACCGGGGACGGCGTCGGTTGGGTCCGGAGTCCAGTCCTCCGGGTCGTTTCCTTCTTCATCGCTGTCCTGCATCTCCAGAGTCACCGGGTCTCCTCTGGACAGCTCGGAGGCCAAGTCTGTGCAGCCTTCAGCGTCTCCGGTCAGACCGGCTACGATCTGTCTCACCGTGTCCTCCCGAGTCCTTAAACACACCACAGAGGCTTTaacagcagagctgaggggagatTCTACAACGAGCTGCTGCGTTTGATCCGTCTGCTTAGAGCACAAAGACGAGGGAGCATGACCTGACTCACCTGAGGTACTTGCGGATTGGTTGGCAGGCCACCTGCAGGATGACCATGGATGGGTCCAGCTCTCTGAGGGCCTTGATGGCCGAGATGTAAACGGTGAGGATGTCAGAC of the Chaetodon auriga isolate fChaAug3 chromosome 16, fChaAug3.hap1, whole genome shotgun sequence genome contains:
- the LOC143334533 gene encoding ras-related protein Rab-35 codes for the protein MAGKDYNHLFKLLIIGDSNVGKSSLLLRFADNSFSGSYITTIGVDFKIRTVDIDGERVKLQIWDTAGQERFRTITSTYYRNTHGVIIVYDVTNPESFVNVKRWLNEISQNCDSVCKILVGNKNDDPARKQVDTQDALRFGESMGVRVFETSAKENINVEEMFMAFTHMVLRAKKQSQNRAEREREREKDTVNINAQRDRDRRKRGKKCC
- the anapc2 gene encoding anaphase-promoting complex subunit 2, translating into MEEIVMESESAEISGSVPQLGVADAWETVTAALVSPGCPVTEQSLSDSLDLLCCQGLGRLLGGWLLETLQMRLSSSVVPEFWSGLKQPENELEERGRAWVLLTAFRTLMGRLEPFLCGLERLGTWQDGGHGRLCGPGPRGLQERAFTIIRALLLFSPSPVLQERVLEFYSRTFSVYMNQEGEAEDGAEVPDGPEGGVCRGCAVPTQQCWCQEALEQLQEFSHILSKLQLLEWVSSEAVTSILHKLIEQRMEQHCRGEYERSFLLEFQEWLELVLGWLSKVFVSEADRDGPVPAPSAPSTPSAPSVQAGQHASSVLKQWRCHMHQFFCRIYVNMRIEELFSIIRDFPESKAAIEDLKFCLERTNQRQQLLTSLKSAFESRLLHPGVHTSDILTVYISAIKALRELDPSMVILQVACQPIRKYLRTREDTVRQIVAGLTGDAEGCTDLASELSRGDPVTLEMQDSDEEGNDPEDWTPDPTDAVPDKMGSKRRSSDIISLLVSIYGSKDIFIDEYRAVLADRLLHQLNYNTAREIRNVELLKLRFGESHMHYCEVMLKDMADSRRINSNIREEESRLSEEEQPPLSLSSIILSSEFWPQLKEEKLELPPLVCQAMEAYTHRYEKLKAMRTLSWKPHLGSVTLDVELEDRTLTNLTVSPIHAAIILHFQEKDSWTLEELSVKLGAPKELVHRKLALWQQHGVLREEAGGRYYVVETGSSKEKMERGVMLIDSDEERDSNTTTQSEQREEKLQLFWAYIQAMLTNLDSMTLDRIHSMLRMFVATGPVVTEMDVNELEAFLQRKVREHQLMVSAGVYRLPKSN